A single window of Nicotiana tomentosiformis chromosome 1, ASM39032v3, whole genome shotgun sequence DNA harbors:
- the LOC104115975 gene encoding ferredoxin--nitrite reductase, chloroplastic-like — MMWLIDELGVEGFRAEVEKRMPQQQLERASPEDLVRKERERRDYLGVHPQKQEGYSFIGLHIPVGRVQADDMDELARLADEYGSGEILFTMEQNIIIPNIENSKIEALLKEPVLSTFTPDPPRVVNMGGAGLA, encoded by the exons ATGATGTGGTTAATCGATGAACTG GGTGTAGAAGGATTCAGGGCAGAGGTCGAGAAGAGAATGCCACAACAACAGCTTGAGAGAGCATCTCCAGAAGACTTGGTTCGGAAAGAACGGGAAAGGAGAGATTATCTTGGTGTACATCCACAGAAACAAGAAGGCTACAGCTTTATTGGTCTTCACATTCCAGTGGGCCGTGTTCAAGCAGACGATATGGATGAGCTAGCTCGTTTAGCTGATGAGTATGGTTCAGGAGAGATCCTGTTTACTATGGAACAAAACATTATTATTCCCAACATTGAGAACTCAAAGATTGAGGCACTGCTCAAAGAGCCTGTTCTGAGCACATTTACACCTGATCCACCTAGAGTTGTCAATATGGGCGGCGCCGGGCTAGCCTAG
- the LOC104115974 gene encoding GDSL esterase/lipase At5g03980-like, with protein MAASVCISHHLVVLVLLFSCLVVVSSFSLAREAVGPFNSIYSFGDSSSSAADHIAATLSLPSPQPYTQRGTEFFESGLSFATPGTTIMKPFFFLKNGIPPPPQSHELSQISTFMRFFYEDCFSFHDCGRNNKVIPKALIFMDQPGINDYKHAFLHGKSSSEASHLVPVVVETIKNSIERLINEAGAKTLVVSGILPMGCFPGFRTLFPEGDSIGKNRCHRGLNMFSKLHNDHLWQAILELRLKYPDVRIIYADYYKAFMAVLKNHAFLGFKTNNLMKACCGSGNAPFKFDVQKKCGEEGVAVCSDRASYLHWDGFRLTPEALENLMDTLFSKKGFVFPELKVGEETAAAVTRRHSRIHARVGDISYVIRHLLFV; from the coding sequence ATGGCGGCCTCCGTTTGCATCAGCCATCATTTGGTTGTCTTGGTATTACTATTTTCTTGTCTGGTTGTTGTTTCGTCTTTCTCTCTGGCGAGAGAAGCTGTTGGTCCCTTTAATTCCATATACAGTTTCGGAGATTCTTCTTCATCAGCAGCTGATCATATTGCTGCAACACTCAGTTTGCCTTCTCCACAACCATACACCCAACGAGGCACCGAGTTCTTCGAGTCGGGCCTCAGTTTTGCGACGCCCGGAACGACCATCATGAAGCCCTTTTTCTTCCTCAAGAATGGCATCCCACCGCCTCCTCAGTCACATGAACTTTCTCAGATTTCTACCTTTATGAGGTTCTTCTATGAAGATTGCTTCTCTTTTCATGACTGCGGCAGAAACAATAAGGTTATTCCGAAGGCGCTCATCTTTATGGATCAACCCGGCATCAACGACTACAAGCATGCCTTCTTACATGGAAAATCTAGTTCAGAGGCGTCCCATCTCGTGCCTGTTGTGGTGGAGACAATTAAGAATTCAATAGAAAGACTTATCAATGAAGCTGGAGCCAAAACTCTCGTGGTTTCTGGAATTCTACCCATGGGCTGCTTTCCTGGTTTTAGGACTCTGTTTCCCGAGGGCGATTCAATTGGAAAAAACAGATGCCACAGGGGACTTAATATGTTTTCAAAGCTTCACAATGATCACCTATGGCAAGCAATTCTGGAGCTGCGTTTGAAATATCCTGATGTTCGCATCATATATGCAGATTACTACAAAGCATTCATGGCTGTTCTTAAAAACCACGCGTTTCTGGGATTCAAGACGAATaatttgatgaaggcatgttgtGGCAGTGGCAACGCTCCATTCAAATTTGATGTGCAGAAGAAGTGCGGAGAGGAAGGGGTAGCTGTATGTTCTGATAGGGCTTCGTATTTACATTGGGATGGATTTCGATTGACACCCGAGGCTTTGGAGAACCTGATGGATACGCTGTTCAGCAAGAAAGGATTCGTATTCCCAGAATTGAAGGTTGGAGAAGAAACAGCAGCAGCAGTAACAAGGCGTCATTCCAGGATTCATGCACGAGTTGGAGACATATCTTATGTTATTAGGCATTTACTCTTCGTCTAA
- the LOC104115973 gene encoding uncharacterized protein, whose protein sequence is MAVSYTQFSSVSAKLQFPTMMSLKLNSPAANGFQILRPLTKSNMCILSIRSYGTRPIARPRIACNMNIAAGQSDEPHKFNLENIIDRARKLWDSTPTPVKSFPWNRALDNFVQLILDIVLIVTKYLYVPVLVVTSISELSYCAHERKLYITLFPFLVGVAIAGILKSAALESSPSLKNAEVPWHLIAIGFFFTLLKLPGPYYPYWGRIFIPHFANGALFRTLWFAFLWYRRPRKSLEKTLPDSVVIDPEQKEL, encoded by the exons ATGGCAGTTTCTTATACACAGTTTTCGAGTGTATCTGCAAAACTTCAGTTCCCTACTATGATGTCTCTCAAACTTAATTCTCCAGCCGCCAATGGCTTTCAG ATTTTACGACCGTTGACTAAGTCTAATATGTGCATTTTGAGCATCAGATCATATGGGACACGTCCAATTGCAAGACCTAGAATAGCCTGCAATATGAACATAGCAGCTGGACAATCTGATGAACCTCACAAATTTAACTTGGAGAACATAATAGACCGGGCAAGGAAATTGTGGGACAGCACTCCTACACCTGTCAAGAGTTTCCCTTGGAATAGAGCACTGGACAATTTCGTTCAACTTATTCTTGACATTGTTTTGATAGTCACCAAATACTTGTATGTACCAGTACTTGTAGTTACCTCAATCAGTGAGTTGTCTTACTGTGCACATGAAAGGAAGCTTTATATCACGCTGTTTCCTTTTCTTGTTGGTGTTGCTATTGCTGGCATCTTAAAGTCCGCAGCTCTGGAATCATCTCCATCTCTCAAG AATGCAGAAGTTCCTTGGCATTTGATTGCCATTGGCTTTTTCTTCACTCTGCTAAAATTGCCGGGACCATATTATCCATATTGGGGTCGAATTTTTATTCCACACTTTGCAAATGGGGCATTGTTCAGAACTCTGTGGTTTGCTTTCCTCTGGTACAGAAGGCCTAGGAAGTCACTAGAAAAGACCCTGCCTGATTCAGTAGTTATTGATCCTGAACAGAAGGAGCTATAA